In Halobaculum limi, one DNA window encodes the following:
- a CDS encoding RsmB/NOP family class I SAM-dependent RNA methyltransferase yields MNDDDGVLDRYAPLVDDEAAFRAACDRPLPSVVRVNTLAADADRVARAFDEEGTDYERAGWHDGIFRMADRSPGTTWPYAHGWVHGQEEVSCLPALALDPDPETRVWDTCAAPGSKTTQLAAQMDDTGVLVGNDTSLGRLSALRHNAERLGVTNLVVDQQDARNYSMQGYDFETFDVTLVDAPCSCEGTIRKNPDAFETWTLDHVHEVAGIQKGILRRAVQATRAGGTVVYSTCTFAPEENEAVLDHVLRQEDCEIVEWDCPLESVPGVTEWKGEEYDPSVEKATRIYPHHNDTGGFFLAKLEVAR; encoded by the coding sequence ATGAACGACGATGACGGCGTGCTCGACCGCTACGCCCCCCTCGTCGACGACGAGGCGGCGTTTCGGGCCGCCTGCGACCGACCGCTCCCGTCGGTCGTCCGCGTCAACACGCTCGCGGCCGACGCCGACCGCGTCGCCCGCGCGTTCGACGAGGAGGGGACCGACTACGAGCGAGCAGGCTGGCACGACGGCATCTTTCGGATGGCCGATCGCTCGCCGGGGACGACGTGGCCGTACGCTCACGGGTGGGTCCACGGGCAAGAGGAGGTGTCGTGTCTCCCGGCATTGGCGCTCGACCCCGACCCCGAGACTCGTGTGTGGGACACGTGCGCCGCTCCCGGAAGCAAGACGACGCAACTGGCCGCACAGATGGACGACACGGGCGTCCTCGTCGGCAACGACACCAGCCTTGGTCGGCTCTCCGCGCTCCGGCACAACGCCGAGCGCCTCGGCGTGACGAACCTCGTCGTCGACCAGCAGGACGCTCGCAACTACTCGATGCAGGGGTACGACTTCGAGACGTTCGACGTGACGCTCGTGGACGCGCCCTGTTCGTGTGAGGGGACCATCCGCAAGAACCCCGACGCCTTCGAGACGTGGACGCTCGACCACGTCCACGAAGTCGCGGGCATCCAGAAGGGCATCCTGCGTCGGGCGGTGCAGGCGACCCGCGCGGGCGGCACGGTCGTCTACTCGACGTGTACGTTCGCGCCCGAGGAGAACGAGGCCGTCCTCGACCACGTCCTCCGGCAAGAGGACTGTGAGATCGTCGAGTGGGACTGCCCGCTGGAGTCGGTCCCCGGCGTGACCGAATGGAAGGGCGAGGAGTACGATCCGAGTGTCGAGAAGGCGACGCGCATCTACCCCCACCACAACGACACGGGTGGGTTCTTCCTCGCGAAACTGGAGGTGGCCCGATGA
- a CDS encoding proteasome assembly chaperone family protein, with protein sequence MGHIDVIDERAFENPVLIEGFPGVGLVGKIVADHLVEALEMDHYANVFCDALPSAAAYGGGDRAIRTPVRLYAAPDADLLVLQSDVPVSPAAAEEFAGCIDGWFREESVLPLYIAGLRREGDAADHPSLRGIGVGVGKDVLSQVNIPSPEAPGLVSGPTGALLAHAMETNLDAVGLVVDADPQFPDPAAARIVLEGAVEPITELDVDANALDAQASRIQDAKERLAAQMRDADENASQARPLRMYQ encoded by the coding sequence ATGGGACACATCGACGTGATCGACGAGCGAGCGTTCGAGAACCCGGTGCTCATCGAGGGATTTCCCGGCGTCGGACTCGTCGGGAAAATCGTCGCAGACCACCTCGTTGAGGCATTAGAGATGGACCACTACGCGAACGTCTTCTGTGACGCTCTACCGTCTGCGGCCGCCTACGGCGGCGGCGACCGTGCGATTCGCACGCCGGTCCGCCTCTACGCCGCGCCCGACGCCGACCTCCTCGTACTCCAGTCGGACGTGCCCGTCTCGCCGGCGGCCGCCGAAGAGTTCGCCGGGTGTATCGACGGCTGGTTCCGCGAGGAGTCGGTGCTCCCGCTGTACATCGCCGGCCTGCGCCGTGAGGGGGACGCGGCCGACCACCCGTCGTTGCGCGGCATCGGCGTCGGGGTGGGTAAAGACGTCCTCTCGCAGGTGAACATCCCCAGCCCAGAAGCGCCAGGACTGGTCTCTGGGCCGACCGGTGCGTTGCTCGCGCACGCTATGGAGACGAACCTCGATGCCGTCGGCCTCGTCGTCGACGCCGACCCGCAGTTCCCCGACCCGGCGGCCGCTCGGATCGTACTGGAGGGAGCGGTCGAACCGATCACCGAACTGGACGTCGACGCCAACGCTCTCGACGCACAGGCCTCGCGGATCCAGGACGCGAAAGAGCGCCTCGCCGCACAGATGCGAGACGCCGACGAGAACGCCTCGCAGGCGCGGCCGCTCAGGATGTACCAGTAG
- a CDS encoding polysaccharide deacetylase family protein, protein MPAPTVCLTFDFDAVSPWLHMDGGDRNTPTNRSRGLYGAEVGAPNVLEFLADRDLPATWFTPGHTVESFPEVAERVADAHELAHHGWSHTPPGDYDSRAAERADLERGIAAIEELTGSPPTGYRSPSWDYSEHTVDLLLDLGFDYSSSGMAREFHPYRVRHDSAPVDAPYDRGEEADLIEVPVSWGRDDYPPLAFSGSRGYTAEQVVFDDWRAQFDHAPDEGVFVVTMHPQVIGREDRLVKLGAFVDHARDAGASFTEVREVAAAWESG, encoded by the coding sequence ATGCCCGCCCCGACCGTCTGTCTCACCTTCGACTTCGACGCCGTCTCGCCGTGGCTCCATATGGACGGCGGCGACCGCAACACCCCGACGAACCGCTCGCGCGGCCTGTACGGCGCGGAGGTGGGCGCGCCGAACGTCCTCGAGTTCCTCGCCGACCGTGACCTTCCGGCAACGTGGTTCACGCCCGGCCACACCGTCGAGAGTTTCCCCGAGGTGGCAGAACGGGTCGCCGACGCGCACGAACTCGCCCACCACGGGTGGAGCCACACGCCGCCCGGCGACTACGACTCGCGTGCGGCCGAGCGTGCCGACCTCGAACGCGGTATCGCCGCCATCGAGGAGTTGACTGGGTCGCCGCCGACGGGCTATCGCTCGCCGTCGTGGGACTACTCCGAACACACCGTCGACCTCTTACTCGACCTGGGCTTCGACTACTCCTCCTCGGGGATGGCCCGCGAATTCCACCCGTACCGCGTCCGGCACGATTCAGCCCCTGTCGACGCCCCGTACGACCGCGGCGAGGAGGCCGACCTGATCGAAGTGCCCGTGTCGTGGGGTCGTGACGACTACCCGCCGTTGGCGTTCTCGGGGAGCCGTGGCTACACGGCCGAACAAGTCGTCTTCGACGACTGGCGCGCGCAGTTCGACCACGCGCCCGACGAGGGCGTGTTCGTCGTCACGATGCACCCACAGGTGATCGGTCGGGAGGACCGACTGGTGAAACTCGGTGCGTTCGTCGACCACGCTCGCGACGCGGGCGCATCGTTCACCGAGGTGCGGGAGGTGGCGGCAGCGTGGGAGTCGGGGTGA
- a CDS encoding pyridoxal phosphate-dependent aminotransferase has protein sequence MTTFSDRVERISISGIREVFEAAGADAINLGLGQPDFPTPDHAKRAAIDAIEAGHTDAYTGNKGTQELREAIAAEHDRSLGVTVDPDDVIATAGGSEALHLAMEAHVDHGQEVLIPDPGFVAYDALTKLAGGEPVPVPLRDDLTIDPAAIEEAITDDTAAFVVNSPGNPTGTASSKADVQEFARIAREHDVLCISDEVYAPFVFDGDHHSPFEYERDNVVVVDACSKRYSMTGWRLGWVTGSTERIERMLRVHQYVQACASAPAQYAAEAALSGPQGVVDEMREAYERRRDLVVSGLADAGLECPTPQGAFYAMPRVPEGFVDECIERGVVVVPGEAFGEHGAGHARISYAASEDDLREALDIIADAAEAVR, from the coding sequence ATGACGACGTTCTCAGATCGCGTGGAGCGAATCTCCATCAGCGGCATTCGTGAGGTGTTCGAGGCGGCCGGTGCGGACGCCATCAACCTCGGCTTGGGCCAACCGGACTTCCCGACGCCCGACCACGCCAAACGCGCCGCCATCGACGCAATCGAGGCGGGCCACACCGACGCCTACACCGGCAACAAGGGGACACAGGAACTCCGCGAGGCCATCGCCGCAGAACACGACCGAAGCCTCGGCGTCACGGTCGACCCCGACGACGTCATCGCGACGGCAGGTGGGAGTGAAGCGCTCCACCTCGCGATGGAGGCACACGTCGACCACGGGCAGGAGGTGCTCATCCCTGACCCCGGCTTCGTCGCTTACGACGCCCTCACGAAACTCGCGGGCGGCGAACCCGTCCCGGTCCCACTCCGCGACGACCTCACCATCGACCCTGCGGCTATCGAGGAGGCCATTACCGACGACACCGCCGCGTTCGTCGTCAACTCTCCCGGCAACCCAACGGGAACCGCATCTTCGAAGGCCGACGTGCAGGAGTTCGCCCGCATCGCCCGCGAACACGACGTGCTGTGCATCTCCGACGAGGTGTACGCGCCGTTCGTCTTCGACGGCGACCACCACTCGCCGTTCGAGTACGAACGCGACAACGTCGTCGTCGTCGACGCCTGCTCGAAGCGCTACTCGATGACCGGGTGGCGACTCGGCTGGGTCACGGGGTCGACCGAGCGAATCGAGCGGATGCTTCGCGTCCACCAGTACGTCCAAGCGTGTGCCTCCGCACCCGCCCAGTACGCCGCCGAAGCCGCGCTCTCGGGGCCCCAAGGCGTGGTCGACGAGATGCGCGAAGCGTACGAGCGCCGCCGCGACTTGGTCGTCTCCGGCCTCGCAGACGCCGGCCTGGAGTGTCCGACTCCGCAGGGAGCGTTCTACGCGATGCCGCGCGTCCCCGAGGGGTTCGTCGACGAGTGCATCGAGCGTGGCGTCGTCGTCGTCCCCGGTGAGGCGTTCGGCGAACACGGCGCGGGCCACGCCCGCATCTCCTACGCCGCGAGCGAGGACGACCTGCGGGAGGCACTCGACATCATCGCCGACGCTGCCGAGGCGGTTCGCTGA
- a CDS encoding aminotransferase class V-fold PLP-dependent enzyme has translation MTDFDPALGPRPDSLADLREAIPACDRVAYFNTGATGPSPDRVLDAAAAWERYHKVDVLADADPYEVAFAEYERLRERLSSFLDAPIETVGLVESTADGLSAVAAAFDWEPGDVVVRTDLEHPAGTLPFDRLARHHGVEVRVVETERGHIDTDAFADAVADAEMACFSSLSWNYGTQLPVEELVEIADDAGLFTLVDAVQSPGQRPLSVPEWGADAVACSGHKWCLGPWGAGMLYVDPAVAADLHPAQVTYRSVEDAMAHEYVLKPGGARFERGTASLAPHVGLREAVGTLESVGLDAIGDRVLELAGRLTDRLDDDRLLSPAAPESGLVTVDVADPEATVERLHDDGLVIRDLPDPEAVRASVHAFNTEAEVDRLATALNDEPAP, from the coding sequence ATGACCGACTTCGACCCCGCTCTCGGTCCGCGGCCCGACTCACTTGCGGACCTCCGCGAAGCCATCCCCGCGTGCGACCGCGTGGCCTATTTCAACACGGGCGCGACCGGCCCCTCGCCCGACCGCGTCCTCGACGCCGCGGCGGCGTGGGAGCGCTACCACAAGGTGGACGTCCTCGCGGACGCCGACCCCTACGAGGTCGCGTTCGCGGAGTACGAACGCCTTCGCGAGCGCCTGTCGTCGTTCCTCGACGCCCCGATCGAGACGGTCGGACTGGTCGAGAGCACCGCCGACGGTCTCAGCGCCGTCGCCGCCGCCTTCGACTGGGAACCGGGTGACGTGGTCGTGCGCACCGACCTCGAACACCCCGCCGGGACGCTCCCGTTCGACCGCCTCGCCCGACACCACGGCGTCGAGGTGCGAGTGGTCGAGACGGAGCGAGGGCACATCGACACTGACGCGTTCGCGGACGCCGTTGCCGACGCGGAGATGGCGTGTTTCTCCTCGCTGTCGTGGAACTACGGCACTCAGCTTCCGGTGGAAGAACTCGTCGAAATAGCGGACGACGCAGGCTTGTTCACGCTCGTCGACGCGGTCCAGTCGCCGGGACAGCGACCGCTCTCGGTGCCCGAGTGGGGCGCAGACGCCGTCGCCTGTTCGGGTCACAAGTGGTGTCTCGGGCCGTGGGGTGCGGGGATGCTGTACGTCGATCCCGCGGTCGCCGCCGACCTCCACCCTGCGCAGGTGACGTACCGGAGCGTCGAGGACGCGATGGCCCACGAGTACGTGCTGAAGCCCGGCGGTGCACGATTCGAGCGCGGCACCGCGTCACTCGCGCCGCACGTCGGTCTGCGTGAAGCGGTCGGCACGCTGGAATCGGTCGGACTCGACGCCATCGGCGACCGGGTGTTGGAGTTGGCGGGACGGCTGACCGACCGCCTCGACGACGACCGCCTACTGTCGCCGGCAGCGCCGGAATCCGGCCTCGTCACCGTCGACGTGGCCGACCCCGAGGCGACCGTCGAACGCCTCCACGACGACGGACTGGTGATCCGCGACCTGCCCGACCCCGAGGCGGTGCGGGCGTCGGTTCACGCGTTCAACACGGAGGCAGAAGTAGACAGGCTGGCAACGGCGCTGAACGACGAACCCGCGCCGTAG
- a CDS encoding redox-regulated ATPase YchF — MLSIALAGKPNAGKSTFYTAATMADVDVGNYPFTTIDPNRGVTHVRTDCPCLTREERCGDEDCHDGKRYVPVELLDVAGLVPGAHEGRGLGNQFLDALTDADVILQVVDAAGATNAEGEPVEVGEYDPVEEVDFIEAEMDAWLAGILERNWESVERKSRSPDFDLEEVLTDLLTGFGATEHDVMLVLRGLEYPEDPIQWTDEDRAALAADIRAQTKPIVLVANKADIAPPENIERLRETNKPVIPATADGELALRRAAEAGVVDYDPGDEDFEIVGDLTDQQEKGLEQIRDVMAQFGGTGVQQALNEAVYDLLDHITAFPVQNETRWTDAKGNVLPDAFLLPRGSGPKDLAYSVHTDIGDGYLHAVDAKADRRIGEDTELEEGDVIKIVSTAN, encoded by the coding sequence ATGCTCTCTATCGCGCTCGCGGGCAAGCCCAACGCGGGCAAGTCCACCTTCTACACGGCCGCGACGATGGCCGACGTCGACGTGGGCAACTACCCGTTCACGACCATCGACCCGAACCGCGGCGTCACCCACGTCCGCACCGACTGTCCGTGTCTCACTCGTGAGGAGCGCTGTGGCGACGAGGACTGTCACGACGGCAAGCGGTACGTCCCGGTCGAACTCCTCGACGTGGCGGGACTCGTCCCTGGTGCACACGAGGGGCGCGGCCTCGGCAACCAGTTTCTCGACGCCCTGACCGACGCCGACGTCATCCTCCAAGTGGTCGACGCCGCGGGTGCGACGAACGCCGAGGGGGAACCGGTGGAAGTCGGCGAGTACGACCCCGTCGAGGAAGTGGACTTCATCGAGGCGGAGATGGACGCGTGGCTCGCGGGCATCCTCGAGCGCAACTGGGAGTCCGTCGAACGCAAGTCGCGTTCTCCCGACTTCGATCTGGAGGAGGTGCTCACCGACCTCCTGACTGGCTTTGGCGCGACGGAACACGACGTGATGCTCGTCCTCCGTGGACTGGAGTACCCCGAGGACCCGATCCAGTGGACCGACGAGGACCGCGCGGCCCTCGCAGCCGACATCCGCGCGCAGACGAAGCCCATCGTCCTCGTGGCGAACAAAGCCGACATCGCGCCGCCAGAGAACATCGAGCGCCTGCGCGAGACGAACAAGCCCGTCATCCCCGCGACCGCCGACGGCGAACTCGCCCTCCGGCGTGCGGCCGAGGCGGGCGTCGTCGACTACGACCCCGGCGACGAGGACTTCGAGATAGTCGGTGACCTCACCGATCAGCAAGAGAAGGGCCTCGAACAGATTCGCGACGTGATGGCGCAGTTCGGCGGCACCGGCGTCCAGCAGGCGCTCAACGAGGCGGTGTACGATCTGCTCGACCACATCACGGCGTTCCCCGTCCAAAACGAGACGCGGTGGACCGACGCGAAGGGGAACGTCCTCCCCGACGCCTTCCTGCTCCCGCGCGGGAGCGGCCCGAAGGACCTCGCGTACTCCGTCCACACCGACATCGGCGACGGCTACCTCCACGCGGTCGACGCGAAAGCCGATCGGCGGATCGGCGAGGACACCGAACTGGAGGAAGGCGACGTGATCAAGATCGTCTCGACGGCGAACTGA
- a CDS encoding calcium/sodium antiporter, which translates to MVALSVVSDLALLAVGVAALWAGARLLVAASVRLARRVGFSELLIGVTVVALGTSSPEIVVTVEAALIGVGELAVGNVVGSNLYNLAVVLGAVAMFGSFPVDRTIVHRDGVALLVATLACALALVDLRVTPTEGLVFLGLLAAYTVVSFKTGVDTSDETDSEEVDPDADAVVDSVAGPDAVDLSTPAQRIGAGPVRDILFVVVGLAVVLVGGDLLVGSAVRIARLAGLSEWVIGGTVVAAGTSTPEFAVSLVAVRQGSLGVSVGNVVGSSVFNVLGVLGLASLLTPLTVGPPALWTVGWLVVLTLLVVAALWSGRELTRAEGVLLACSEAIRWALSLLRVVG; encoded by the coding sequence ATGGTCGCCCTCTCGGTCGTCTCCGACCTCGCGCTTCTCGCGGTCGGGGTAGCCGCACTGTGGGCGGGCGCTCGACTCCTCGTCGCCGCGTCCGTGCGACTCGCTCGTCGCGTCGGCTTCTCCGAACTCCTGATCGGCGTCACGGTCGTCGCACTCGGCACCTCCAGCCCGGAGATCGTCGTCACCGTCGAGGCCGCACTCATCGGCGTGGGCGAACTCGCCGTCGGCAACGTCGTCGGCTCGAACCTGTACAACCTCGCGGTCGTCCTCGGGGCGGTCGCGATGTTCGGATCGTTCCCGGTCGACCGAACGATCGTCCACCGTGACGGGGTCGCACTCCTCGTCGCGACGCTCGCGTGTGCGCTCGCACTCGTCGACCTCCGCGTGACGCCGACCGAGGGACTCGTCTTTCTCGGCCTCCTCGCGGCGTACACCGTCGTCTCGTTCAAGACAGGAGTTGACACCAGCGACGAGACCGATTCAGAGGAGGTCGACCCGGACGCGGATGCGGTCGTCGACTCGGTCGCCGGGCCCGATGCGGTCGACCTCTCGACGCCGGCACAGCGGATCGGAGCGGGCCCCGTCCGTGACATCCTGTTCGTCGTCGTCGGCCTCGCCGTCGTCCTCGTCGGCGGTGACCTCCTCGTCGGATCGGCAGTTCGGATCGCGCGACTCGCGGGACTCTCCGAGTGGGTGATCGGCGGCACCGTCGTCGCCGCCGGCACCTCGACCCCGGAGTTCGCGGTGTCGCTGGTCGCAGTGCGGCAAGGAAGCCTCGGCGTCTCCGTCGGCAACGTCGTTGGCTCCAGCGTGTTCAATGTCCTCGGTGTCCTGGGTTTGGCGTCGCTGTTGACGCCGTTGACCGTCGGCCCGCCTGCGTTGTGGACGGTGGGGTGGCTCGTCGTGCTCACCCTCCTCGTGGTCGCCGCGCTGTGGTCCGGGCGAGAACTCACTCGCGCCGAGGGCGTCTTGCTCGCGTGTTCGGAGGCGATTCGCTGGGCGCTCAGCCTGTTGCGCGTCGTCGGCTGA
- a CDS encoding DUF5800 family protein: MTALSFDETGVDVVYEGTEFRLEKELIEEATQKSYVDVTDHEVLQIVEESPALSGEPRRVGDII, encoded by the coding sequence ATGACCGCACTATCGTTCGACGAGACCGGCGTCGACGTCGTCTACGAGGGAACTGAGTTCCGACTGGAGAAAGAGTTGATCGAGGAGGCGACACAGAAGTCGTACGTCGACGTGACCGACCACGAGGTGTTGCAGATCGTCGAGGAGTCGCCCGCACTCTCGGGCGAGCCACGACGGGTCGGCGACATCATCTGA
- a CDS encoding ribonuclease H-like domain-containing protein, which translates to MRIRNSFIPVQGVGATTERRMWENDIREWGQFRQDRAPGVGATTASRIESFIDEATERLDDRDSAFFDDAFPSGERWRLYEDFRDGACFFDIETTGLSQERDRVTTVSFHQAGETETLVRGRDLSAETLREQFRDADLLVTFNGARFDVPFLETSFGLDIDTPHLDLMYPCRTLGLTGGLKPIEQEIGIARDGPELTGRDAVRLWYEYEDGDDHALEKLVSYNRDDTVNLQTLADEVAGRLHRETFPESLHLDE; encoded by the coding sequence ATGCGCATCCGAAACAGTTTCATTCCGGTGCAGGGCGTCGGCGCGACGACGGAGCGACGGATGTGGGAGAACGACATCCGGGAGTGGGGGCAGTTCCGACAGGACCGCGCCCCGGGCGTCGGGGCGACGACCGCCTCCCGCATCGAGTCGTTCATCGACGAGGCGACCGAGCGACTCGACGACCGCGACAGCGCGTTCTTCGACGACGCGTTCCCGTCGGGCGAGCGCTGGCGCCTGTACGAGGACTTCCGCGACGGCGCGTGTTTCTTCGACATCGAGACGACTGGCCTCTCCCAAGAGCGGGACCGCGTCACCACGGTCTCGTTTCACCAGGCCGGTGAGACGGAGACGCTCGTCCGCGGGCGCGACCTCTCGGCAGAGACGCTGCGCGAGCAGTTCCGCGACGCCGACCTCCTCGTCACGTTCAACGGCGCACGCTTCGACGTGCCGTTTCTCGAGACGTCCTTCGGTCTCGACATTGACACTCCGCACCTCGACCTGATGTATCCGTGTCGGACGCTCGGGCTGACGGGTGGCCTCAAGCCCATCGAGCAGGAGATCGGTATCGCCCGCGACGGCCCCGAACTTACGGGCCGCGACGCCGTCCGCCTGTGGTACGAGTACGAGGACGGCGACGACCACGCACTGGAGAAGCTCGTCTCCTACAACCGCGACGACACAGTGAATCTCCAGACGCTGGCCGACGAGGTTGCTGGGCGACTCCACCGCGAGACGTTCCCCGAGAGCCTGCACCTCGACGAGTGA
- a CDS encoding SOS response-associated peptidase yields the protein MCGRYSLTVTADALAERFDAAVPDDWGPRYNCAPGQDLPVLANDAPESFRRMTWGYTPPWADESFDLINARTETVDEKRTFAESFESRRCLVPADGFYEWSDHAGEKRPYRVAFDDERVFAMAGIYATWEPPQRQTGLGEWGAGGDETEEDDRIEAFAVLTTEPNDRIGELHHRMAVVLPEDREADWLAGDVAKADLLDPYPGDDLGWYPVSTRVNSPANDDPSLIEAVDAEG from the coding sequence ATGTGTGGACGCTATTCGCTGACCGTGACGGCCGACGCCCTCGCCGAACGGTTCGATGCCGCCGTCCCGGACGACTGGGGACCGCGATACAACTGTGCCCCCGGGCAGGACCTCCCCGTCCTCGCGAACGACGCCCCCGAGTCGTTCCGCCGGATGACGTGGGGGTACACGCCGCCGTGGGCCGACGAGTCGTTCGACCTCATCAACGCGCGGACGGAGACGGTCGACGAGAAGCGCACGTTCGCGGAGTCGTTCGAGTCGCGCCGGTGTCTCGTCCCCGCCGACGGCTTCTACGAGTGGAGTGACCACGCCGGCGAGAAACGCCCCTACCGGGTCGCGTTCGACGACGAACGCGTGTTCGCGATGGCGGGCATCTACGCGACGTGGGAGCCACCACAACGACAGACCGGCCTCGGGGAGTGGGGAGCAGGCGGCGACGAAACGGAGGAGGACGACCGTATCGAGGCATTCGCCGTTCTCACAACGGAGCCAAACGACCGAATCGGCGAACTCCACCACCGAATGGCGGTCGTCCTGCCCGAGGATCGAGAGGCAGACTGGCTTGCGGGCGACGTGGCGAAGGCCGACCTGTTGGATCCGTATCCGGGCGACGACTTGGGCTGGTACCCGGTGTCGACGCGGGTGAACTCTCCCGCGAACGATGATCCCTCCCTGATCGAAGCGGTCGACGCCGAGGGGTAG
- a CDS encoding TIGR00341 family protein has protein sequence MRLVQVLIPEGNSGAVLSALDEQGVDYVVFPEIGRGGFEAMVQFPIPPSGVETVLERMVEAGIDDDAYTIVLATETVVSRNLSALEARFPGLRISREELHARARELAPANSTFFAFLVLSTVIATTGLLLDSAATIIGAMVVAPLMGPAISASVGTVLDDREMTARGIRLQVTGLLVAILVGAVLGLILQQTFLVPSRLDITTIPQVAERTSPNFLSLFLALGSGIAGAISIIRGSGSSLVGVAIAVALVPPAATSGLGIAYGLPTVAVAGALLVVVNLLAINVSALVLLYIAGFRPLERDATDVVRSNVRWRVAAIAASIVVLSVVLIGVSYATFTVQSFEEETQLVFDQVFVENDFDGYVLLDVSVDFHAADLILGNEPRVDVLLGVPPDVERRPNLAQTFDDILTERTGRDVVVRIGFVDEQISDQEPAEPIGSTDPRSTKFQAAGPLTRPIG, from the coding sequence ATGCGACTCGTACAGGTCCTCATTCCCGAAGGAAACAGCGGGGCCGTCCTCTCCGCGCTCGACGAACAGGGCGTTGACTACGTCGTGTTCCCCGAAATCGGTCGTGGAGGGTTCGAGGCGATGGTCCAGTTCCCGATTCCGCCGAGCGGCGTCGAGACGGTACTGGAGCGGATGGTCGAAGCCGGCATCGACGACGACGCGTACACCATCGTCCTCGCGACCGAGACTGTCGTCTCCCGCAACCTCTCGGCGTTGGAGGCGCGGTTCCCCGGTCTGCGAATCTCTCGTGAAGAACTGCACGCCCGCGCTCGTGAGTTGGCGCCGGCGAACTCGACGTTCTTCGCGTTTCTCGTCCTCAGTACGGTCATCGCGACGACTGGCCTCCTCCTCGATTCGGCGGCGACCATCATCGGTGCGATGGTCGTCGCACCCCTGATGGGTCCAGCCATCTCCGCGAGCGTCGGGACCGTCCTCGACGACCGCGAGATGACTGCCCGCGGGATCCGACTGCAGGTCACCGGTCTCCTCGTCGCGATCCTCGTCGGCGCAGTGCTGGGCCTCATCCTCCAGCAGACGTTCCTCGTCCCCTCGCGACTCGACATCACGACGATCCCACAGGTGGCCGAGCGCACGAGTCCGAACTTCCTGTCGCTGTTTCTCGCGCTCGGGTCGGGCATCGCCGGCGCGATCAGCATCATCCGCGGGTCGGGGTCGTCGCTCGTCGGCGTTGCCATCGCCGTCGCCCTCGTCCCGCCCGCCGCCACCTCCGGCCTCGGCATCGCCTACGGCCTCCCGACCGTCGCCGTCGCGGGCGCACTACTCGTCGTCGTGAACCTCCTCGCGATCAACGTCTCCGCGCTGGTGCTCCTCTACATCGCCGGCTTCCGCCCCCTCGAACGCGACGCGACCGACGTCGTCCGCTCGAACGTCCGGTGGCGCGTCGCCGCCATCGCGGCGTCCATCGTCGTCCTCTCGGTCGTCCTCATCGGCGTCTCGTACGCGACGTTCACCGTCCAGTCGTTCGAAGAAGAGACGCAGTTGGTGTTCGACCAAGTGTTCGTCGAGAACGACTTCGACGGGTACGTCCTCCTCGACGTCTCCGTCGACTTCCACGCAGCCGACCTGATCCTCGGGAACGAACCGCGCGTCGACGTCCTCCTCGGCGTCCCACCCGACGTCGAACGACGACCGAACCTCGCGCAGACGTTCGACGACATCCTCACCGAACGGACCGGCCGCGACGTGGTCGTCAGGATCGGTTTCGTCGACGAACAGATATCAGATCAGGAACCAGCCGAGCCGATCGGTTCCACTGATCCCCGTTCCACCAAATTCCAAGCGGCAGGGCCCCTGACGAGGCCAATCGGCTGA